Proteins from a genomic interval of Chanodichthys erythropterus isolate Z2021 chromosome 6, ASM2448905v1, whole genome shotgun sequence:
- the LOC137020905 gene encoding uncharacterized protein, whose translation MADESDQRSVLVEIPEPQAKITGCLRRSYMDILCSRLSAGCGVKHACSRRRRPGERLYECQTSVSKQLLDSLLLAEQSVQMASGSLTSDLKLLLQDLHQKKTSVYRSIPYSRLGSNRDAHCFRKARPHLMAFKRSCEEGGRLLLRSGEWEKLLEFVQAACRLASDLPQWETSGHNTLRERCFNTLAAFCTAALQKHRPAARRARGLLRRFRTAPASRSAIGPCLEELEKIMQEHQSRESQTQIHP comes from the exons atggcagatgagTCTGATCAGAGATCAGTGTTAGTGGAGATCCCAGAACCACAGGCCAAAATCACAG GATGTCTGAGAAGATCCTACATGGATATCCTGTGTTCCCGTCTGTCTGCCGGCTGCGGCGTCAAACACGCGT GTTCGCGGCGGCGGCGGCCCGGAGAGCGACTGTACGAGTGTCAGACGTCCGTCTCCAAGCAGCTGCTCGACAGTCTTCTGCTCGCCGAACAG TCTGTTCAGATGGCGTCCGGCTCGCTCACGTCTGACCTCAAGCTCTTACTGCAAGATCTGCATCAGAAGAAGACCAGCGTCTACAGATCCATCCCGTATTCCCGCCTCGGCTCCAACCGGGACGCCCACTGCTTCAGGAAAGCTCGTCCGCACCTAATGGCATTCAAA CGCTCGTGTGAGGAAGGAGGCCGTTTGCTCCTGCGGAGCGGCGAGTGGGAGAAGCTCCTGGAGTTTGTTCAGGCCGCGTGTCGATTGGCCAGCGATCTTCCGCAGTGGGAGACGAGCGGCCACAACACGCTACGAGAGCGCTGCTTTAACACGCTAGCAGCGTTCTGTACTGCAGCACTGCAGAAACACCGACCCGCCGCTCGAAGAGCCCGAGGACTCCTGCGCAG GTTCAGAACGGCTCCGGCGTCGAGGAGCGCGATCGGTCCGTGTTTGGAGGAGCTGGAGAAGATCATGCAGGAACATCAGAGCAGAGAATCACAAACACAGATCCACCCCTGA